Proteins encoded together in one Cicer arietinum cultivar CDC Frontier isolate Library 1 chromosome 4, Cicar.CDCFrontier_v2.0, whole genome shotgun sequence window:
- the LOC140920069 gene encoding uncharacterized protein codes for MPEIVAISSLHWVQQYHFMLDCIVQNVDGNFLQPPTRLTLVWLSGFRGYLGNSNNTHAELMVVWHDLRLTRRMNFSHLVCYSDSMATLNLISRPSNHLHNFAVELSLFKIC; via the exons ATGCCTGAGAT TGTCGCAATTTCTTCTTTGCATTGGGTCCAGCAATACCATTTTATGTTAGATTGCATTGTGCAAAATGTTGATGGAAACTTCCTGCAGCCTCCAACAAGGCTGACTTTGGTTTGGTTGAGTGGTTTTAGAGGCTACTTGGGAAACTCGAACAATACTCATGCTGAGCTGATGGTAGTGTGGCATGACTTGAGGCTTACTAGGAGGATGAATTTCTCACATCTAGTTTGCTACTCTGACTCCATGGCTACATTGAATCTCATTTCTAGGCCCTCTAATCATCTCCATAATTTTGCGGTTGAATTGTCTCTATTCAAGATATGttga